In Diorhabda sublineata isolate icDioSubl1.1 chromosome 4, icDioSubl1.1, whole genome shotgun sequence, a single window of DNA contains:
- the LOC130443145 gene encoding kelch-like protein 17 isoform X1 has translation MDPDTSEESPQASSNIVFEAATQTPTNELCDSPLFTQKGYCLKTSGHSVQALTNIHKMKQHGQLCDITLKIGLEKFRAHKVVLASVSPYFYAMFNVDMKEHLLSEIEIHDLDSTAISLLIEYAYTGQITVTPDNVQVLLPASSLLQMQEVREACCRFLLRQLHPTNCLGIRSFADTHSCKELHLKSHVYALQNFQQVVGTEEFLLLPFEEVNELISNSQLNISSEENVFTAVLNWVKHDLAERSKYISRLMQHVRLPLVNREFLMTRVDNEKLIRDNNDCRELLLEAMRYHLAPERRCVLSSSRTLERKPNGAQPYLFAIGGGSLFAIHSECEVYNPKSDSWSTIAPMQWRRSRSGVTGLRRLLYVVGGYDGASDMATAECYNPLSNSWSPITPMGTKRSCLGICSLDGLIYVCGGYDGASCLSSMERFDSLTGIWCSCPAMNTRRRYCRIAVVENCIYALGGFDSTNYQASVEKFDPREGTWQSVPSMTSRRSSCGVAALNGQLYCIGGNDGTMCMASGERFNLRRNAWEPITSMNSRRSTHEVVAIDGFIYALGGNDGSSSLNAVEQYDPRTNKWTIMSPMSIRRSSVGAAVLECIDIEHVLKQTRNS, from the exons ATGGATCCCGATACATCTGAAGAAAGTCCACAGGCATCGAGTAATATAGTTTTCGAGGCAGCAACACAAACTCCCACAAATGAACTATGCGACTCGCCTCTTTTTACACAGAAAGGTTATTGCTTGAAAACATCAGGACATAGTGTCCAAGCCCTTACGAATATACATAAAATGAAGCAGCACGGTCAA CTTTGTgatattacattaaaaatagGATTAGAAAAATTTAGAGCCCATAAGGTCGTTCTAGCATCAGTTAGTCCATATTTTTATGCAATGTTTAATG TAGATATGAAAGAACATCTTCTATCAGAAATTGAGATCCACGATTTGGACTCAACAGCAATTTCTCTCCTGATAGAATACGCTTATACGGGCCAGATAACTGTAACACCAGATAATGTTCAAGTATTGTTGCCAGCAAGCAGCTTACTTCAAATGCAAGAAGTCAGAGAAGCATGTTGCAGATTTTTACTACGACAGTTGCATCCCACAAATTGTTTAGGAATCAGAAGTTTTGCAG ATACACATTCTTGTAAGGAACTACATTTAAAATCGCATGTATATGCGTTACAGAATTTTCAGCAGGTAGTTGGTACAGAAGAATTTCTGCTGCTTCCATTCGAAGAG gTTAACGAATTAATTTCTAATAGTCAACTGAATATCTCTTCCGAAGAGAATGTTTTCACTGCTGTTTTAAATTGGGTGAAGCATGATCTGGCAGAGAGGAGTAAATATATATCCAGG TTAATGCAGCACGTGAGATTACCATTGGTGAATAGGGAATTTCTTATGACTAGAGTGGACAACGAAAAATTGATAAGAGACAACAACGACTGTAGAGAACTACTTTTAGAAGCTATGAGATATCATCTAGCGCCGGAACGAAGGTGTGTTCTATCTAGCTCTAGAACTTTGGAAAGAAAACCTAACGGGGCTCAACCATATCTCTTTGCAATAG GTGGAGGATCATTATTCGCAATACATTCTGAATGTGAAGTTTATAATCCAAAATCTGATTCTTGGTCAACAATAGCTCCGATGCAATGGCGACGATCTAGATCAGGTGTAACTGGTTTAAGACGACTACTTTACGTTGTCGGAGG ataCGACGGGGCATCAGATATGGCAACAGCAGAATGTTACAATCCCTTAAGTAATAGTTGGTCTCCAATTACTCCAATGGGAACAAAGCGATCCTGTTTAG GAATTTGTTCATTAGATGGTCTAATTTACGTTTGCGGTGGTTACGACGGTGCTTCTTGTCTCAGTTCAATGGAAAGGTTCGATTCTTTAACAGGAATATGGTGTAGTTGTCCCGCTATGAATACAAGAAGACGCTACTGTCGAATAGCCGTTGTTG AAAACTGCATTTATGCATTAGGTGGATTTGATTCGACTAACTATCAAGCATCTGTCGAGAA ATTTGATCCAAGAGAAGGTACTTGGCAGTCCGTACCCTCTATGACTTCAAGAAGAAGTAGTTGCGGCGTAGCTGCTTTGAATGGTCAGTTGTATTGTATTGGAGGAAATGATGGTACGATGTGTATGGCAAGCGGTGAACGTTTTAATTTGAGAAGGAATGCCTGGGAACCCATCACTTCTATGAATAGTCGAAG ATCTACTCATGAAGTGGTTGCTATAGATGGTTTCATATACGCTCTAGGAGGCAACGACGGTTCTTCCAGTCTTAATGCAGTAGAACAATATGATCCTAGGACAAATAAATGGACGATTATGTCACCAATGAGCATCAGAAGAAGTTCTGTAGGCGCTGCAGTTCTAGAATGCATAGACATCGAGCATGTATTAAAGCAAACTAGAAATAGTTGA
- the LOC130443145 gene encoding kelch-like protein 17 isoform X2 produces MDPDTSEESPQASSNIVFEAATQTPTNELCDSPLFTQKGYCLKTSGHSVQALTNIHKMKQHGQLCDITLKIGLEKFRAHKVVLASVSPYFYAMFNDMKEHLLSEIEIHDLDSTAISLLIEYAYTGQITVTPDNVQVLLPASSLLQMQEVREACCRFLLRQLHPTNCLGIRSFADTHSCKELHLKSHVYALQNFQQVVGTEEFLLLPFEEVNELISNSQLNISSEENVFTAVLNWVKHDLAERSKYISRLMQHVRLPLVNREFLMTRVDNEKLIRDNNDCRELLLEAMRYHLAPERRCVLSSSRTLERKPNGAQPYLFAIGGGSLFAIHSECEVYNPKSDSWSTIAPMQWRRSRSGVTGLRRLLYVVGGYDGASDMATAECYNPLSNSWSPITPMGTKRSCLGICSLDGLIYVCGGYDGASCLSSMERFDSLTGIWCSCPAMNTRRRYCRIAVVENCIYALGGFDSTNYQASVEKFDPREGTWQSVPSMTSRRSSCGVAALNGQLYCIGGNDGTMCMASGERFNLRRNAWEPITSMNSRRSTHEVVAIDGFIYALGGNDGSSSLNAVEQYDPRTNKWTIMSPMSIRRSSVGAAVLECIDIEHVLKQTRNS; encoded by the exons ATGGATCCCGATACATCTGAAGAAAGTCCACAGGCATCGAGTAATATAGTTTTCGAGGCAGCAACACAAACTCCCACAAATGAACTATGCGACTCGCCTCTTTTTACACAGAAAGGTTATTGCTTGAAAACATCAGGACATAGTGTCCAAGCCCTTACGAATATACATAAAATGAAGCAGCACGGTCAA CTTTGTgatattacattaaaaatagGATTAGAAAAATTTAGAGCCCATAAGGTCGTTCTAGCATCAGTTAGTCCATATTTTTATGCAATGTTTAATG ATATGAAAGAACATCTTCTATCAGAAATTGAGATCCACGATTTGGACTCAACAGCAATTTCTCTCCTGATAGAATACGCTTATACGGGCCAGATAACTGTAACACCAGATAATGTTCAAGTATTGTTGCCAGCAAGCAGCTTACTTCAAATGCAAGAAGTCAGAGAAGCATGTTGCAGATTTTTACTACGACAGTTGCATCCCACAAATTGTTTAGGAATCAGAAGTTTTGCAG ATACACATTCTTGTAAGGAACTACATTTAAAATCGCATGTATATGCGTTACAGAATTTTCAGCAGGTAGTTGGTACAGAAGAATTTCTGCTGCTTCCATTCGAAGAG gTTAACGAATTAATTTCTAATAGTCAACTGAATATCTCTTCCGAAGAGAATGTTTTCACTGCTGTTTTAAATTGGGTGAAGCATGATCTGGCAGAGAGGAGTAAATATATATCCAGG TTAATGCAGCACGTGAGATTACCATTGGTGAATAGGGAATTTCTTATGACTAGAGTGGACAACGAAAAATTGATAAGAGACAACAACGACTGTAGAGAACTACTTTTAGAAGCTATGAGATATCATCTAGCGCCGGAACGAAGGTGTGTTCTATCTAGCTCTAGAACTTTGGAAAGAAAACCTAACGGGGCTCAACCATATCTCTTTGCAATAG GTGGAGGATCATTATTCGCAATACATTCTGAATGTGAAGTTTATAATCCAAAATCTGATTCTTGGTCAACAATAGCTCCGATGCAATGGCGACGATCTAGATCAGGTGTAACTGGTTTAAGACGACTACTTTACGTTGTCGGAGG ataCGACGGGGCATCAGATATGGCAACAGCAGAATGTTACAATCCCTTAAGTAATAGTTGGTCTCCAATTACTCCAATGGGAACAAAGCGATCCTGTTTAG GAATTTGTTCATTAGATGGTCTAATTTACGTTTGCGGTGGTTACGACGGTGCTTCTTGTCTCAGTTCAATGGAAAGGTTCGATTCTTTAACAGGAATATGGTGTAGTTGTCCCGCTATGAATACAAGAAGACGCTACTGTCGAATAGCCGTTGTTG AAAACTGCATTTATGCATTAGGTGGATTTGATTCGACTAACTATCAAGCATCTGTCGAGAA ATTTGATCCAAGAGAAGGTACTTGGCAGTCCGTACCCTCTATGACTTCAAGAAGAAGTAGTTGCGGCGTAGCTGCTTTGAATGGTCAGTTGTATTGTATTGGAGGAAATGATGGTACGATGTGTATGGCAAGCGGTGAACGTTTTAATTTGAGAAGGAATGCCTGGGAACCCATCACTTCTATGAATAGTCGAAG ATCTACTCATGAAGTGGTTGCTATAGATGGTTTCATATACGCTCTAGGAGGCAACGACGGTTCTTCCAGTCTTAATGCAGTAGAACAATATGATCCTAGGACAAATAAATGGACGATTATGTCACCAATGAGCATCAGAAGAAGTTCTGTAGGCGCTGCAGTTCTAGAATGCATAGACATCGAGCATGTATTAAAGCAAACTAGAAATAGTTGA
- the LOC130443145 gene encoding kelch-like protein 17 isoform X3 — MDPDTSEESPQASSNIVFEAATQTPTNELCDSPLFTQKGYCLKTSGHSVQALTNIHKMKQHGQLCDITLKIGLEKFRAHKVVLASVSPYFYAMFNEYAYTGQITVTPDNVQVLLPASSLLQMQEVREACCRFLLRQLHPTNCLGIRSFADTHSCKELHLKSHVYALQNFQQVVGTEEFLLLPFEEVNELISNSQLNISSEENVFTAVLNWVKHDLAERSKYISRLMQHVRLPLVNREFLMTRVDNEKLIRDNNDCRELLLEAMRYHLAPERRCVLSSSRTLERKPNGAQPYLFAIGGGSLFAIHSECEVYNPKSDSWSTIAPMQWRRSRSGVTGLRRLLYVVGGYDGASDMATAECYNPLSNSWSPITPMGTKRSCLGICSLDGLIYVCGGYDGASCLSSMERFDSLTGIWCSCPAMNTRRRYCRIAVVENCIYALGGFDSTNYQASVEKFDPREGTWQSVPSMTSRRSSCGVAALNGQLYCIGGNDGTMCMASGERFNLRRNAWEPITSMNSRRSTHEVVAIDGFIYALGGNDGSSSLNAVEQYDPRTNKWTIMSPMSIRRSSVGAAVLECIDIEHVLKQTRNS; from the exons ATGGATCCCGATACATCTGAAGAAAGTCCACAGGCATCGAGTAATATAGTTTTCGAGGCAGCAACACAAACTCCCACAAATGAACTATGCGACTCGCCTCTTTTTACACAGAAAGGTTATTGCTTGAAAACATCAGGACATAGTGTCCAAGCCCTTACGAATATACATAAAATGAAGCAGCACGGTCAA CTTTGTgatattacattaaaaatagGATTAGAAAAATTTAGAGCCCATAAGGTCGTTCTAGCATCAGTTAGTCCATATTTTTATGCAATGTTTAATG AATACGCTTATACGGGCCAGATAACTGTAACACCAGATAATGTTCAAGTATTGTTGCCAGCAAGCAGCTTACTTCAAATGCAAGAAGTCAGAGAAGCATGTTGCAGATTTTTACTACGACAGTTGCATCCCACAAATTGTTTAGGAATCAGAAGTTTTGCAG ATACACATTCTTGTAAGGAACTACATTTAAAATCGCATGTATATGCGTTACAGAATTTTCAGCAGGTAGTTGGTACAGAAGAATTTCTGCTGCTTCCATTCGAAGAG gTTAACGAATTAATTTCTAATAGTCAACTGAATATCTCTTCCGAAGAGAATGTTTTCACTGCTGTTTTAAATTGGGTGAAGCATGATCTGGCAGAGAGGAGTAAATATATATCCAGG TTAATGCAGCACGTGAGATTACCATTGGTGAATAGGGAATTTCTTATGACTAGAGTGGACAACGAAAAATTGATAAGAGACAACAACGACTGTAGAGAACTACTTTTAGAAGCTATGAGATATCATCTAGCGCCGGAACGAAGGTGTGTTCTATCTAGCTCTAGAACTTTGGAAAGAAAACCTAACGGGGCTCAACCATATCTCTTTGCAATAG GTGGAGGATCATTATTCGCAATACATTCTGAATGTGAAGTTTATAATCCAAAATCTGATTCTTGGTCAACAATAGCTCCGATGCAATGGCGACGATCTAGATCAGGTGTAACTGGTTTAAGACGACTACTTTACGTTGTCGGAGG ataCGACGGGGCATCAGATATGGCAACAGCAGAATGTTACAATCCCTTAAGTAATAGTTGGTCTCCAATTACTCCAATGGGAACAAAGCGATCCTGTTTAG GAATTTGTTCATTAGATGGTCTAATTTACGTTTGCGGTGGTTACGACGGTGCTTCTTGTCTCAGTTCAATGGAAAGGTTCGATTCTTTAACAGGAATATGGTGTAGTTGTCCCGCTATGAATACAAGAAGACGCTACTGTCGAATAGCCGTTGTTG AAAACTGCATTTATGCATTAGGTGGATTTGATTCGACTAACTATCAAGCATCTGTCGAGAA ATTTGATCCAAGAGAAGGTACTTGGCAGTCCGTACCCTCTATGACTTCAAGAAGAAGTAGTTGCGGCGTAGCTGCTTTGAATGGTCAGTTGTATTGTATTGGAGGAAATGATGGTACGATGTGTATGGCAAGCGGTGAACGTTTTAATTTGAGAAGGAATGCCTGGGAACCCATCACTTCTATGAATAGTCGAAG ATCTACTCATGAAGTGGTTGCTATAGATGGTTTCATATACGCTCTAGGAGGCAACGACGGTTCTTCCAGTCTTAATGCAGTAGAACAATATGATCCTAGGACAAATAAATGGACGATTATGTCACCAATGAGCATCAGAAGAAGTTCTGTAGGCGCTGCAGTTCTAGAATGCATAGACATCGAGCATGTATTAAAGCAAACTAGAAATAGTTGA
- the LOC130443145 gene encoding kelch-like protein 17 isoform X4, protein MFNVDMKEHLLSEIEIHDLDSTAISLLIEYAYTGQITVTPDNVQVLLPASSLLQMQEVREACCRFLLRQLHPTNCLGIRSFADTHSCKELHLKSHVYALQNFQQVVGTEEFLLLPFEEVNELISNSQLNISSEENVFTAVLNWVKHDLAERSKYISRLMQHVRLPLVNREFLMTRVDNEKLIRDNNDCRELLLEAMRYHLAPERRCVLSSSRTLERKPNGAQPYLFAIGGGSLFAIHSECEVYNPKSDSWSTIAPMQWRRSRSGVTGLRRLLYVVGGYDGASDMATAECYNPLSNSWSPITPMGTKRSCLGICSLDGLIYVCGGYDGASCLSSMERFDSLTGIWCSCPAMNTRRRYCRIAVVENCIYALGGFDSTNYQASVEKFDPREGTWQSVPSMTSRRSSCGVAALNGQLYCIGGNDGTMCMASGERFNLRRNAWEPITSMNSRRSTHEVVAIDGFIYALGGNDGSSSLNAVEQYDPRTNKWTIMSPMSIRRSSVGAAVLECIDIEHVLKQTRNS, encoded by the exons ATGTTTAATG TAGATATGAAAGAACATCTTCTATCAGAAATTGAGATCCACGATTTGGACTCAACAGCAATTTCTCTCCTGATAGAATACGCTTATACGGGCCAGATAACTGTAACACCAGATAATGTTCAAGTATTGTTGCCAGCAAGCAGCTTACTTCAAATGCAAGAAGTCAGAGAAGCATGTTGCAGATTTTTACTACGACAGTTGCATCCCACAAATTGTTTAGGAATCAGAAGTTTTGCAG ATACACATTCTTGTAAGGAACTACATTTAAAATCGCATGTATATGCGTTACAGAATTTTCAGCAGGTAGTTGGTACAGAAGAATTTCTGCTGCTTCCATTCGAAGAG gTTAACGAATTAATTTCTAATAGTCAACTGAATATCTCTTCCGAAGAGAATGTTTTCACTGCTGTTTTAAATTGGGTGAAGCATGATCTGGCAGAGAGGAGTAAATATATATCCAGG TTAATGCAGCACGTGAGATTACCATTGGTGAATAGGGAATTTCTTATGACTAGAGTGGACAACGAAAAATTGATAAGAGACAACAACGACTGTAGAGAACTACTTTTAGAAGCTATGAGATATCATCTAGCGCCGGAACGAAGGTGTGTTCTATCTAGCTCTAGAACTTTGGAAAGAAAACCTAACGGGGCTCAACCATATCTCTTTGCAATAG GTGGAGGATCATTATTCGCAATACATTCTGAATGTGAAGTTTATAATCCAAAATCTGATTCTTGGTCAACAATAGCTCCGATGCAATGGCGACGATCTAGATCAGGTGTAACTGGTTTAAGACGACTACTTTACGTTGTCGGAGG ataCGACGGGGCATCAGATATGGCAACAGCAGAATGTTACAATCCCTTAAGTAATAGTTGGTCTCCAATTACTCCAATGGGAACAAAGCGATCCTGTTTAG GAATTTGTTCATTAGATGGTCTAATTTACGTTTGCGGTGGTTACGACGGTGCTTCTTGTCTCAGTTCAATGGAAAGGTTCGATTCTTTAACAGGAATATGGTGTAGTTGTCCCGCTATGAATACAAGAAGACGCTACTGTCGAATAGCCGTTGTTG AAAACTGCATTTATGCATTAGGTGGATTTGATTCGACTAACTATCAAGCATCTGTCGAGAA ATTTGATCCAAGAGAAGGTACTTGGCAGTCCGTACCCTCTATGACTTCAAGAAGAAGTAGTTGCGGCGTAGCTGCTTTGAATGGTCAGTTGTATTGTATTGGAGGAAATGATGGTACGATGTGTATGGCAAGCGGTGAACGTTTTAATTTGAGAAGGAATGCCTGGGAACCCATCACTTCTATGAATAGTCGAAG ATCTACTCATGAAGTGGTTGCTATAGATGGTTTCATATACGCTCTAGGAGGCAACGACGGTTCTTCCAGTCTTAATGCAGTAGAACAATATGATCCTAGGACAAATAAATGGACGATTATGTCACCAATGAGCATCAGAAGAAGTTCTGTAGGCGCTGCAGTTCTAGAATGCATAGACATCGAGCATGTATTAAAGCAAACTAGAAATAGTTGA